A single window of Alphaproteobacteria bacterium DNA harbors:
- a CDS encoding nucleotidyltransferase family protein — MEWVEKPVPHLVAAALASEWQRDVLRAVRDLGLRDCWVAAGFVRNAVWDRLHGYAAPTPLADVDVLFFLDAPDAAYDEQALEARLAAWLPQHAWQVRNQARMHHVNGFRPFLSSADAMCHWVETPTAVGVALDRAGRLQINAPLGVGDLLGLRLQPGPMFRGERLGTYRQRVRAKGWADTWPKLRVLGV; from the coding sequence ATGGAGTGGGTGGAGAAGCCGGTTCCGCATCTGGTCGCAGCGGCCCTTGCCAGCGAATGGCAGCGGGACGTGCTGCGGGCGGTGCGGGACCTGGGGCTCCGCGACTGCTGGGTGGCGGCGGGCTTCGTGCGCAACGCGGTCTGGGACCGGTTGCACGGCTATGCCGCGCCGACGCCGCTCGCCGACGTGGACGTGCTGTTCTTCCTGGATGCGCCGGACGCGGCCTATGACGAGCAGGCGCTGGAAGCACGTCTCGCCGCATGGCTGCCGCAACACGCCTGGCAGGTGCGCAACCAGGCGCGCATGCACCATGTGAACGGGTTCCGGCCGTTCCTTTCGTCGGCCGACGCCATGTGCCATTGGGTGGAGACGCCGACGGCGGTGGGTGTGGCGCTGGACCGCGCTGGCCGCTTGCAGATCAACGCGCCGCTCGGCGTCGGCGACCTGCTGGGCCTGCGCCTCCAGCCCGGCCCCATGTTCCGCGGCGAGCGCCTGGGCACCTACCGGCAGCGCGTGCGCGCCAAGGGCTGGGCGGACACCTGGCCGAAGCTGCGGGTGCTGGGGGTTTAG
- a CDS encoding polyhydroxyalkanoic acid synthase, with protein sequence MADRKQSGNPTSPRNPFAAVFRHENLDRTLRANEARLTQGVSPTAISAAWFDWLGLLARSPGKQISLMQQAWLQATRLGFFGWHAMRNEPAPPVVAHDPNDHRFRNGYWDRWPHNVLAESFLAVEQWWTSATCGMRGMQGQHEEQMRFLLQQWLDVFAPTNVPWLNPEIVERTQAEAGHNLVRGAEQWLNDWERLLSGEPPDGTHAFRVGDTIACTPGRVVFRNDLIELIQYAPATETVAAEPILIVPAWIMKYYILDLSPENSLVKYLTERGHTVFIISWKNPGAEDRDTTLDDYRTQGVMAALDAVGAICPGRKVHATGYCLGGTLLAIAAATMGRDEDDRLASVTLLAAQTDFAQAGELMLFVDEAQLAYLEDLMWDQGYLDTQQMAGAFQILRSNDLIWSRIIRQYVLGEHEPMTDLMAWNSDQTRMPYAMHSQYLRALFLENRLSTGRYAVEGHIIALRDIRLPIFAVGTEKDHIAPWRSVYKVNLPTDTDVTFVLTSGGHNAGIVSEPGHPRRHFQMLTRRRNDRYVDPDTWAAMAPHFDGSWWPEWEAWLSSQGSAERTAPPAMGAPDKGYPPLEAAPGTYVHMR encoded by the coding sequence ATGGCCGACCGCAAACAGTCCGGCAATCCAACGTCACCCCGAAATCCGTTCGCGGCGGTTTTCCGTCACGAGAACCTCGACCGCACCTTGCGCGCGAACGAGGCGCGGCTGACGCAAGGCGTTTCGCCCACCGCTATCTCCGCCGCCTGGTTCGACTGGCTGGGACTGCTGGCGCGCTCGCCCGGCAAGCAAATCAGCCTGATGCAACAGGCCTGGTTGCAGGCCACCCGGCTCGGCTTTTTCGGCTGGCACGCCATGCGGAACGAACCGGCCCCGCCCGTGGTTGCGCACGATCCCAACGATCACCGGTTCCGCAATGGCTACTGGGACCGCTGGCCGCACAACGTCCTCGCCGAGAGCTTTTTGGCGGTGGAGCAATGGTGGACCAGCGCCACGTGCGGCATGCGCGGCATGCAGGGCCAGCACGAGGAGCAAATGCGCTTCCTCCTGCAACAATGGCTCGACGTGTTCGCGCCCACCAACGTGCCCTGGCTGAACCCGGAAATCGTCGAACGCACCCAGGCCGAAGCGGGCCACAATCTGGTGCGCGGCGCCGAGCAATGGCTGAACGACTGGGAACGTCTGCTCTCCGGCGAGCCGCCGGACGGCACCCATGCCTTCCGCGTCGGCGACACCATCGCCTGCACGCCGGGCCGGGTCGTCTTCCGCAACGACCTGATCGAACTGATCCAGTACGCGCCCGCCACCGAGACCGTGGCGGCGGAGCCGATCCTGATCGTGCCGGCCTGGATCATGAAGTATTACATTCTCGACCTCTCGCCGGAGAACTCGCTGGTCAAATACCTGACCGAACGCGGCCACACCGTGTTCATCATCTCGTGGAAAAACCCCGGTGCCGAGGACCGGGACACCACCCTGGACGACTACCGCACCCAGGGCGTCATGGCGGCGCTGGATGCGGTCGGCGCCATCTGCCCCGGCCGGAAGGTGCACGCCACCGGCTATTGCCTCGGCGGCACGCTGCTGGCGATCGCCGCCGCCACCATGGGGCGGGACGAGGACGACCGGCTGGCCAGCGTCACCCTGCTGGCCGCGCAGACCGACTTCGCCCAGGCCGGCGAACTGATGCTGTTCGTGGACGAGGCGCAGCTGGCCTATCTCGAAGACCTGATGTGGGACCAGGGCTATCTGGACACGCAGCAAATGGCGGGCGCGTTCCAGATCCTGCGCTCCAACGACCTGATCTGGTCGCGCATCATCCGGCAATACGTGCTGGGCGAGCACGAGCCGATGACCGACCTGATGGCCTGGAACAGCGACCAGACCCGCATGCCCTATGCCATGCACAGCCAGTATCTGCGCGCCCTGTTCCTGGAAAACCGCCTGTCCACCGGCCGGTACGCCGTCGAGGGCCACATCATCGCCCTGCGCGACATCCGCCTGCCGATTTTTGCGGTCGGCACGGAGAAAGACCACATCGCGCCCTGGCGCTCGGTCTACAAGGTGAACCTGCCGACGGACACGGACGTCACCTTCGTCCTCACCAGCGGCGGCCACAATGCCGGCATTGTCAGCGAACCGGGACATCCGCGCCGGCATTTCCAGATGCTGACCCGCCGCCGCAACGATCGCTATGTCGACCCCGACACCTGGGCCGCCATGGCGCCGCATTTCGATGGCTCCTGGTGGCCGGAATGGGAGGCCTGGCTCTCGTCCCAGGGCAGCGCCGAGCGCACCGCACCGCCGGCGATGGGTGCGCCGGACAAGGGCTATCCGCCGCTGGAGGCCGCGCCCGGCACCTATGTGCACATGCGGTGA
- a CDS encoding CoA ester lyase — MTAPRPRPVWRSMLFVPTTSEKFIEKAPGSGADAIILDLEDAVAPNAKDAARAALPGVAKRLAAQGLDVTVRINRPWRLAVKDIEAAVSEDVVALLLPMTDTAAHVKEVAQVVSEVEAEKGLPQGHTFLCPLIETAEGYLNAREIAFASPRMISLSLGSEDFALSMGMESCPETLYGPKQQIIACARAAGLSPAGFIGSIAEFRDMDKLYEVFRNSKRAGFRMASCIHPNQVKVCNEVYGPSEAEIAQARKIVDAYDAALAAGQGAITVDGIMVDVPVADRARAVLALADALAGRG; from the coding sequence ATGACCGCCCCTCGCCCGCGCCCCGTCTGGCGCTCCATGCTGTTCGTCCCCACCACCTCGGAAAAATTCATCGAGAAAGCGCCCGGCTCCGGCGCGGACGCCATCATTCTCGATCTGGAGGACGCGGTCGCGCCCAACGCCAAGGACGCCGCCCGCGCCGCCCTGCCCGGCGTCGCGAAGCGCCTGGCCGCCCAGGGCCTGGACGTCACCGTCCGCATCAACCGCCCCTGGCGGCTGGCGGTGAAGGATATCGAGGCCGCCGTCTCCGAGGACGTGGTCGCCCTGCTGCTGCCGATGACCGACACCGCCGCCCATGTGAAGGAGGTCGCCCAGGTCGTCTCGGAGGTGGAAGCGGAAAAGGGCCTGCCCCAGGGCCACACCTTCCTCTGCCCGCTGATCGAGACGGCGGAAGGCTATCTGAACGCCCGCGAGATCGCGTTTGCCAGCCCGCGCATGATCTCGCTGTCGCTGGGCTCGGAGGATTTCGCGCTCTCCATGGGCATGGAATCCTGCCCGGAAACGCTCTACGGCCCGAAGCAACAGATCATCGCCTGCGCCCGTGCCGCCGGCCTGTCGCCGGCGGGCTTCATCGGCTCCATCGCCGAATTCCGCGACATGGACAAGCTCTACGAGGTGTTCCGCAACTCCAAGCGCGCCGGCTTCCGCATGGCCAGTTGCATCCATCCGAACCAGGTCAAGGTCTGCAACGAGGTCTACGGCCCGTCGGAAGCGGAAATCGCCCAGGCCCGCAAGATCGTCGACGCCTATGACGCGGCACTCGCCGCGGGCCAGGGCGCGATCACGGTCGACGGCATCATGGTCGACGTGCCGGTGGCCGACCGCGCCCGGGCGGTGCTGGCGCTGGCCGACGCGCTGGCGGGCCGCGGCTGA
- a CDS encoding antibiotic biosynthesis monooxygenase: MIVRIFQVTVQDGKRAEFEDFFRNTALPLMKRQPGLVSLTASVPRPETPNDFSMVMVWKDLEAMKAFVGEDWQSAHIHPDEAELVKARTISHYDLAESYTAP; this comes from the coding sequence ATGATCGTCCGAATTTTTCAAGTCACCGTTCAGGACGGGAAGCGGGCAGAGTTCGAAGACTTCTTCCGCAACACGGCGCTTCCGCTGATGAAACGCCAGCCGGGGCTTGTGTCATTGACCGCTTCGGTGCCACGACCGGAAACACCCAATGACTTCAGTATGGTGATGGTCTGGAAGGACCTGGAGGCCATGAAGGCGTTCGTCGGCGAAGACTGGCAATCGGCGCACATCCACCCGGACGAGGCCGAACTGGTGAAGGCACGCACGATCAGCCATTACGACCTGGCCGAGTCCTATACCGCGCCTTGA
- a CDS encoding 5-(carboxyamino)imidazole ribonucleotide synthase, translating into MIAPGATIGVLGGGQLGRMFALAAARLGYRVHVFAPEADNPTEQVCAAATHAGYDDTAALKAFAAACDVVTYEFENVPVDAAETIAATTPVRPAPDWLRVAQDRRREKAFVQAAGAEVAAYKAIATAADLTQPGLSFPGILKTAQSGYDGKGQVRVADASDLPAAWESLGRVPCVLEAVVPFERELSVIVARGADGRVQCFPPVENRHENHILAETIAPAPVADSVAAKAVALAESIARHGDLVGLVAVEMFLLPDGGLLVNELAPRPHNSGHWSMDACQTDQFEQCVRAVCGLPLGGTAVLAPARMRNLLGDAVDDWARYLADPTAHLHLYGKGEARPGRKMGHVNFVDLPRR; encoded by the coding sequence ATGATCGCCCCCGGTGCCACCATCGGCGTCCTTGGCGGTGGCCAACTGGGACGCATGTTCGCGTTGGCCGCCGCCCGCCTCGGCTATCGCGTGCACGTGTTCGCGCCCGAGGCCGACAACCCCACCGAACAGGTTTGCGCCGCGGCCACGCACGCCGGCTATGACGACACCGCAGCCCTGAAGGCCTTCGCCGCGGCCTGCGATGTCGTCACCTACGAATTCGAGAACGTGCCCGTCGACGCCGCCGAGACCATCGCCGCCACCACGCCCGTGCGGCCCGCGCCGGACTGGCTGCGCGTCGCCCAGGACCGTCGCCGCGAAAAGGCCTTCGTCCAGGCCGCCGGCGCCGAGGTCGCGGCCTACAAGGCCATCGCCACCGCGGCCGACCTGACCCAGCCCGGCCTCTCCTTCCCCGGCATCCTCAAGACCGCCCAGAGCGGCTATGACGGCAAGGGCCAGGTGCGGGTCGCCGATGCGAGCGACCTGCCCGCGGCGTGGGAGAGCCTGGGTCGCGTGCCGTGCGTGCTGGAGGCCGTGGTGCCGTTCGAGCGCGAACTCTCCGTCATCGTCGCCCGCGGCGCGGATGGCAGGGTGCAATGCTTCCCGCCAGTGGAGAACCGGCACGAGAACCACATTCTGGCAGAAACCATCGCGCCGGCGCCGGTTGCCGACAGCGTCGCCGCCAAGGCCGTTGCCCTGGCGGAGTCCATCGCCCGGCACGGCGATCTGGTTGGGCTGGTGGCGGTGGAAATGTTCCTGCTGCCGGATGGCGGCCTGCTGGTGAACGAGTTGGCGCCGCGGCCGCACAATTCGGGCCATTGGAGCATGGATGCCTGCCAGACCGACCAGTTCGAGCAGTGCGTGCGGGCGGTCTGCGGCCTGCCGCTCGGCGGAACCGCGGTGCTGGCGCCGGCGCGCATGCGCAACCTGCTGGGCGACGCCGTGGATGACTGGGCCCGCTATCTCGCCGACCCGACCGCGCACCTGCATCTCTATGGCAAGGGCGAGGCGCGGCCGGGGCGCAAGATGGGGCATGTGAATTTCGTCGACCTGCCGCGGCGCTGA
- the purE gene encoding 5-(carboxyamino)imidazole ribonucleotide mutase: MGSQSDWPTMRLAAEMLDALQVPYEARIVSAHRTPDRLVAYAKAAKDRGLRVIIAGAGGAAHLPGMVASMTPLPVLGVPVQSRALSGWDSLLSIVQMPKGIPVGTLAIGEAGAANAGLLAAAMLATTDPALAERLDALRQAQTDAVQEAPSDS, translated from the coding sequence ATGGGCAGTCAGTCGGACTGGCCGACCATGCGCTTGGCCGCGGAAATGTTGGACGCTTTGCAGGTGCCGTACGAGGCCCGCATCGTCTCAGCCCACCGCACGCCAGACCGGCTGGTCGCCTATGCCAAGGCGGCGAAGGACCGGGGGTTGCGGGTGATCATCGCCGGCGCCGGCGGCGCCGCCCACCTGCCGGGCATGGTCGCGTCCATGACGCCGCTGCCCGTCCTCGGCGTGCCGGTGCAAAGCCGGGCGTTGAGCGGCTGGGATAGCCTGTTGTCCATCGTGCAGATGCCCAAGGGCATTCCCGTCGGCACGCTCGCCATCGGCGAGGCCGGGGCCGCGAATGCCGGCCTGCTGGCCGCCGCCATGCTGGCCACCACCGACCCCGCCCTGGCCGAGCGGCTGGACGCTCTGCGCCAGGCGCAGACCGACGCCGTGCAAGAGGCTCCGTCCGACTCATGA
- a CDS encoding YdcH family protein, which produces MADDTGISKPDQKLEMLRAEHRDLDYAIATLTEHAPYDQVQVQRLKKRKLSLRDEIERIEGFARPDLIA; this is translated from the coding sequence ATGGCAGATGACACCGGGATCAGCAAGCCGGATCAAAAGCTGGAAATGCTTCGCGCCGAACATCGCGACCTGGATTACGCGATTGCGACCCTGACCGAACACGCCCCGTACGATCAGGTTCAGGTGCAACGGCTCAAGAAACGCAAGCTGTCCCTGCGGGACGAGATCGAACGGATCGAAGGCTTTGCCCGACCCGACCTGATCGCCTGA
- a CDS encoding TIGR02444 family protein, which produces MDETIDPVDGFWTFALRIYALPEVAAQMLDWQERRGANVNLALLCLWAAERGRSLDRAACDRAERAIAGWHAAAVAPLRGLRRRLKADWAGLARTAEPTRHAVLAAELEAERAEQALLLSALAPWPAPEARRSPIRPLARANLLAYLGRAAAAEIDALLDAVG; this is translated from the coding sequence GTGGATGAGACGATTGATCCTGTGGACGGGTTTTGGACATTTGCCCTGCGCATTTACGCTCTTCCCGAAGTCGCTGCACAAATGCTGGATTGGCAGGAGCGACGGGGCGCGAACGTGAACCTGGCATTGTTGTGCCTGTGGGCGGCGGAGCGGGGGCGGAGCCTGGATCGTGCCGCGTGCGACCGGGCGGAACGGGCCATTGCCGGCTGGCATGCGGCCGCGGTCGCGCCGCTGCGCGGTCTGCGGCGGCGGCTGAAGGCCGACTGGGCCGGCCTCGCAAGGACGGCGGAGCCAACCCGGCACGCCGTTCTGGCGGCCGAGCTGGAGGCCGAGCGGGCGGAGCAGGCGCTGTTGCTGTCCGCGCTCGCGCCCTGGCCGGCGCCCGAGGCCCGACGATCGCCGATTCGGCCGCTGGCCCGGGCGAATCTCCTCGCCTATCTGGGCAGGGCAGCGGCGGCGGAGATCGATGCGCTGCTGGACGCCGTCGGCTGA
- a CDS encoding N-acetyltransferase: protein MVAILPTAPAHSARIQDLLDRSFGPNRHAKTSYRFRDGVDEVASLARVALYEGRLIGSIQYWPMLLEGETVLLLGPLAVEPDWANRGIGRALVAASLAAAAAEDWRHVFLVGDFDYYRRFGFLPASNWGVSMPNEQQHRLLARCIGDALPPAAGTLQPTASSSASISAAAALPR from the coding sequence ATGGTTGCCATCCTTCCCACCGCCCCTGCCCATTCCGCCCGGATCCAAGACCTGCTGGACCGTAGCTTCGGCCCGAACCGGCACGCCAAGACCAGCTACCGCTTTCGCGACGGCGTCGACGAGGTGGCCTCGCTCGCCCGGGTCGCGCTGTACGAGGGCCGGCTGATCGGCTCGATCCAGTACTGGCCGATGCTGCTGGAAGGCGAGACCGTGCTGCTGCTGGGGCCGCTCGCGGTCGAGCCCGACTGGGCCAACCGGGGCATTGGCCGGGCGCTGGTCGCGGCCTCGCTGGCGGCGGCCGCCGCCGAGGACTGGCGGCACGTCTTTCTGGTCGGAGACTTCGACTATTATCGCCGTTTCGGCTTCCTGCCCGCCAGCAATTGGGGCGTGTCCATGCCGAACGAGCAGCAGCACCGGCTGCTGGCCCGCTGCATCGGCGACGCCCTGCCGCCGGCCGCCGGGACGCTTCAGCCGACGGCGTCCAGCAGCGCATCGATCTCCGCCGCCGCTGCCCTGCCCAGATAG
- the nth gene encoding endonuclease III: MTPEKIEAFFARLAERTPEPVTELEYTNVYTLLVAVALSAQATDVGVNKATRALFARVSTPAQMLALGEEGLKAHIKTIGLYNSKAKNVIAMAEKLIAEHGGEVPRDRAALEALPGVGRKTANVVLNNYWGEPTIAVDTHLFRVANRTGMAPGKTPLAVEKGLEAVVPDHYKRHAHHWLILHGRYVCKARKPDCVKCAVADLCCFDAKVVEA, encoded by the coding sequence ATGACACCCGAGAAGATCGAAGCCTTCTTCGCCCGCCTCGCCGAGCGCACGCCGGAGCCGGTGACGGAGCTGGAATACACCAATGTCTACACGCTGCTGGTCGCCGTCGCGCTGTCGGCGCAGGCGACGGATGTCGGCGTGAACAAGGCGACGCGGGCGCTGTTCGCCAGGGTCTCGACGCCCGCGCAGATGCTGGCGCTGGGCGAGGAGGGGCTGAAGGCGCACATCAAGACCATCGGCCTCTACAACTCCAAGGCGAAGAACGTCATTGCCATGGCCGAGAAGCTGATTGCCGAGCATGGCGGGGAGGTGCCCCGCGACCGGGCCGCGCTGGAGGCGCTGCCGGGGGTCGGGCGGAAGACGGCGAATGTGGTGCTGAACAATTACTGGGGCGAGCCGACCATCGCGGTCGACACCCACCTGTTCCGGGTCGCCAACCGCACCGGCATGGCGCCCGGCAAGACGCCGCTCGCGGTGGAAAAGGGGCTGGAGGCGGTGGTGCCGGACCACTACAAGCGCCACGCCCATCACTGGCTGATCCTGCACGGGCGCTATGTCTGCAAGGCGCGCAAGCCCGACTGCGTGAAATGCGCGGTGGCCGACCTTTGCTGTTTCGACGCCAAGGTGGTGGAGGCCTAG
- a CDS encoding EI24 domain-containing protein, with the protein MLTDILRVLAQLDDKRLLRPVLLGFVASAITLAGLVAVSAWLLGGIDTGGDGWFGRQLEALGLVEILGSFAVGVLALLLFPAVALTIQSLFLDSVCDAVEARYYANTPPAREVPIVEGVLAAVKLTVLVIVVNLVLLPVYLILMLLPPTGLILYFAVNGYLVGREYFETVGLRRLTLAEAKVTRRQNRMMIWMDGVLLVLLFTVPFVNLAGPTLGTAYMVHRFHRIW; encoded by the coding sequence ATGCTGACGGATATTCTCCGCGTCCTCGCACAACTCGACGACAAGCGCCTGCTGCGCCCCGTCCTGCTGGGCTTCGTCGCGTCCGCGATCACGCTGGCGGGCCTGGTCGCCGTTTCCGCCTGGCTCCTGGGCGGCATCGACACCGGCGGCGACGGCTGGTTCGGCCGCCAGTTGGAGGCCCTGGGACTGGTGGAGATTCTCGGCTCGTTCGCGGTCGGCGTGCTGGCGCTGCTGTTGTTCCCGGCCGTGGCCCTCACCATCCAGAGCCTGTTCCTGGACAGCGTCTGCGATGCCGTCGAGGCACGCTATTACGCCAACACGCCGCCGGCGCGCGAAGTTCCGATCGTGGAAGGCGTGCTCGCGGCGGTGAAGCTGACGGTGCTGGTGATCGTGGTCAACCTGGTGCTGCTGCCGGTCTATCTGATTCTGATGCTGCTGCCGCCCACCGGCCTGATCCTGTATTTCGCGGTCAACGGCTATCTGGTCGGCCGCGAGTATTTCGAGACCGTCGGCCTGCGCCGCCTCACCCTGGCCGAGGCCAAGGTCACCCGGCGGCAGAACCGCATGATGATCTGGATGGATGGCGTGCTGCTGGTGCTGCTGTTCACCGTGCCCTTCGTCAACCTGGCCGGCCCGACGCTCGGCACCGCCTACATGGTCCACCGCTTCCACCGCATCTGGTAG
- a CDS encoding adenosine kinase yields MTEATLDVVGIGNAIVDVLAHVDDAFIRDNGLEKGVMTLIDEAQAEAIYTKMGSAMEMSGGSAANTIAGVAALGGKGGYIGRVRNDQLGTIFAHDIRSGGVAFTSAAATTGKSTARCFVFVTPDAERTMMTYLGACTELDKSDIDADLIARAKVTYLEGYLWDDPRAKAAIADAAEIAHAHGRKVALTLSDPFCVERHRDTFLELIADHIDILFANEHEITALFQTDSFEEAAKRVSAFTGVGVLTRSAKGSVVVADGEQVSVPAQAVPKVVDTTGAGDLYAAGFLYGYTQGKDWATCAALGGLCAAEIIGHMGARPETSLADLVRQHGL; encoded by the coding sequence ATGACTGAAGCGACCCTCGATGTCGTCGGGATCGGCAATGCGATTGTCGACGTGCTGGCACATGTGGACGATGCCTTCATTCGCGACAACGGCCTGGAAAAGGGCGTGATGACCCTGATCGACGAGGCCCAGGCCGAGGCGATCTACACGAAAATGGGCAGCGCGATGGAAATGTCGGGCGGGTCCGCCGCCAATACCATCGCCGGCGTCGCCGCACTCGGCGGCAAGGGCGGCTATATCGGCCGTGTCCGCAACGACCAGCTGGGTACGATTTTCGCCCATGACATCCGCTCCGGCGGCGTCGCCTTCACCTCCGCCGCGGCCACGACCGGCAAGAGCACGGCGCGCTGCTTCGTGTTCGTCACGCCCGATGCCGAGCGCACGATGATGACCTATCTCGGCGCCTGCACCGAACTGGACAAGAGCGATATCGACGCCGATCTGATCGCCCGGGCCAAGGTCACCTATCTGGAAGGCTATCTCTGGGACGATCCCCGCGCCAAGGCGGCCATTGCCGATGCGGCGGAGATCGCCCACGCGCACGGCCGCAAGGTCGCGCTGACGCTCTCCGACCCGTTCTGTGTCGAGCGCCACCGCGACACGTTCCTGGAACTGATCGCCGACCATATCGACATCCTGTTCGCGAACGAGCACGAGATCACCGCGCTGTTCCAGACCGACAGCTTCGAGGAAGCCGCCAAGCGCGTGTCGGCCTTCACCGGCGTCGGCGTGCTGACCCGCAGTGCCAAGGGTTCGGTCGTGGTCGCCGACGGCGAGCAGGTGAGCGTGCCGGCGCAGGCGGTGCCGAAAGTGGTCGACACGACCGGTGCCGGCGACCTGTATGCCGCGGGCTTCCTCTATGGCTACACCCAGGGCAAGGATTGGGCGACGTGCGCCGCGCTTGGCGGCCTGTGTGCCGCCGAGATCATCGGTCATATGGGGGCCCGGCCCGAGACATCCCTTGCCGATCTGGTCCGACAGCACGGGCTCTGA
- a CDS encoding adenylate/guanylate cyclase domain-containing protein produces MPIWSDSTGSDPTRQGAGAGLQGNWVQRLRLWSGLVLMVFAASHLANHAIGLWSLADAEAARLYFVGFWDGWGGTVLLAGSALVHVTLALAKLYAGKTLRLPLWQWAQLGLGLSIPLLLADHVIATRIGQEVLGYDDRYALVTLMTWPGSRWDMIWLVAVVWLHGCLGVHYWARLYRFYPLVRPWLLGAAVLLPALGFAGFADMGQEVRTLVEENPDWLPDLFRRTNFVPGAAQAFVDTVSNRVSWVIVAFLVSLALVRAVRVAGARRGDITLSYPHERKISVPVGITVLEASRRFGIPHASVCGGRGRCSTCRVRIGAGADRLPPPSEAEERVLQRVSAPPGVRLACQIVVTGPLEVTPLLPNASPANVFSDDEARRYGVERELVIVFSDIRSFTHLAEHRLPYDVVFLLNQYFKAMVEQVETHGGHVDKFVGDGMMALFGLDTDRGTACRQALAAVQAMARELDVLNIDLASELREPLRIGMGVHVGPVIVGQIGYGPAAHLTAIGDTVNVASRLEPLTKQFQADAVISLDVAEAAGLDPSRYPAAELPLRGRSRPLATLVIQHAADIWGPEAA; encoded by the coding sequence TTGCCGATCTGGTCCGACAGCACGGGCTCTGATCCGACGCGCCAGGGCGCGGGCGCGGGGCTCCAGGGCAACTGGGTCCAGCGCCTGCGCCTGTGGAGCGGCCTGGTGCTGATGGTCTTTGCGGCCTCGCATCTGGCCAATCACGCGATCGGCCTCTGGTCGCTGGCGGATGCGGAGGCCGCCCGTCTCTATTTCGTCGGGTTCTGGGACGGATGGGGCGGGACCGTGTTGCTGGCGGGCAGCGCGCTGGTGCATGTGACGCTGGCGCTGGCGAAGCTGTATGCGGGCAAGACGCTGCGCCTGCCCTTGTGGCAATGGGCGCAACTGGGGCTGGGGCTTTCGATCCCGCTGCTGCTGGCCGATCACGTGATTGCCACCCGCATCGGCCAGGAGGTGCTGGGCTATGACGACCGATACGCACTCGTCACCCTGATGACCTGGCCCGGCAGCCGCTGGGACATGATCTGGCTCGTTGCCGTGGTGTGGCTGCATGGTTGCCTCGGCGTGCACTACTGGGCCCGATTGTACCGGTTCTATCCTCTGGTGCGCCCCTGGCTGTTGGGCGCTGCGGTGCTGTTGCCGGCGCTGGGCTTTGCCGGGTTCGCCGACATGGGCCAGGAGGTGCGGACCCTGGTCGAGGAAAACCCCGATTGGCTGCCGGACCTGTTCCGCCGGACGAATTTCGTGCCCGGCGCGGCACAGGCGTTCGTCGATACGGTCTCCAATCGGGTGAGTTGGGTGATTGTGGCCTTCCTCGTCAGCCTGGCTCTGGTCCGGGCGGTTCGGGTCGCAGGGGCGAGGCGGGGCGACATCACCCTGTCTTATCCGCACGAGCGCAAGATTTCCGTGCCCGTCGGCATCACCGTGCTGGAGGCCAGCCGGCGGTTCGGCATTCCCCATGCCTCGGTGTGCGGCGGTCGCGGCCGCTGTTCGACCTGTCGGGTGCGGATCGGCGCCGGGGCGGACCGCCTGCCGCCGCCGTCGGAAGCGGAGGAGCGGGTGTTGCAGCGGGTCTCGGCCCCGCCGGGGGTGCGGCTCGCCTGCCAGATCGTCGTCACCGGCCCGTTGGAAGTGACGCCGCTGCTGCCGAACGCGAGCCCCGCCAACGTTTTCAGCGACGACGAGGCGCGGCGCTATGGCGTCGAGCGCGAACTGGTCATCGTGTTCAGCGACATCCGCTCGTTCACGCATCTGGCCGAGCACCGCCTGCCCTATGATGTCGTCTTCCTGCTGAACCAGTATTTCAAGGCGATGGTGGAGCAGGTGGAGACGCATGGCGGCCATGTGGACAAGTTTGTCGGCGACGGCATGATGGCCCTGTTCGGCCTGGACACCGACCGCGGCACCGCCTGCCGGCAGGCGCTGGCGGCGGTGCAGGCCATGGCGCGCGAGCTGGACGTGCTGAACATCGACCTGGCGAGCGAGCTGCGCGAGCCGCTGCGCATCGGCATGGGCGTGCATGTGGGGCCGGTGATCGTCGGCCAGATCGGCTATGGCCCCGCGGCGCATCTGACCGCCATCGGCGACACGGTCAACGTGGCGAGCCGGCTGGAGCCGCTGACGAAACAGTTCCAGGCCGACGCCGTGATCTCGCTGGACGTCGCCGAGGCGGCGGGGCTGGACCCGTCCCGCTACCCGGCGGCCGAATTGCCCTTGCGCGGCCGTTCGCGGCCGCTGGCGACGCTGGTGATCCAGCATGCCGCCGATATCTGGGGGCCCGAGGCGGCATAG